The nucleotide sequence CTGTCTAAAAAATTAAGCGCAATGCATCAACCTCAAACTCTTATCCTCCTCATTACATTTTTTTAAGCATGAATTCCTCCACTAATATGACACTATCCGAAGCCCTGCACAGAGTCAAGTTCTGCATGATATGGGTCAGTCATCAGTGGCCACCTAGCCTGCaccaatcctttttttttaatctccagGGTGTACAAATTAAGAAGAAACAGACGGGTTAATCAATGGAAAGTGCCAGGCTCCAAATACAAAAGCTAGGGGTGACAGCTGAGCTAGACTTGACTTCAAGGTAAAACCAGGTATCTAATCTTAACACAGTTGCAATGAGAGCCCCTGGAAACGATGAAAAAGATTCAATCTGAGCCACGAATTTGGTCGGGGAGTCGAGTCATCAACGTGCAAAGTACGGTATTGACGCCAAATAGTGGTAGAAGTAGCAGCAGTAGTGCCCTCTCGCTTTCACTTTAGTGCCATTGCATTCTGCTCTTCAACTGTCTGTACTCTTCTGTACTGTACTGATCAATCACTgcacttagggtgtgtttagtaaATCTTTGATTCGTTTCTGATCATCTCAATCGGAATCTTTCATGCTCCTACATGATCTATCAGGTTCGTTAGGATTAATTGTCTTCCCTGTGCACTTGGAAAGGGAGCCTCAGGTTTAGCTTCAGAGAGAGATGGAGTGTACTGTACTTGCGAGTTGTTTAATGCTACCACTACTAGTATATATCCTCCCTCAGAAGCTTCTAGAAGGACCCATGATAATAATGTTCTAATGCTGAGGAATTCAGTTTAACTCATCATCCTTCATGAACCAGCTAATTAGGCCACTGAATCAGGAGGCCACTTTGCCATATTGGATTCTTGGAAGTCCTGCCAACACATAACGGTATGTGCGTGCGTTTATATGAGCGACTATTCGCTTCGGccaaataattaaataaaagattagagaagaaaaagaataaggattggtttggtttgtggctaAATTGGCCTTCCCAAATTTTGTCAGTGCCAAATTTTGACATgttttggcatgactaattttggtaagacaaagttgtgtttggattgaaactAAAATAGCttaagttcactattgaaatgacCTATTTTCTTagacatgccaaaatttggcttcaaaccaaatagacactaaacactattgaaatattaaatattagtaAACCTAATTTagacctcaaaccaaaccagccctaaaAGGCGAGACTGAGACCGAGAgaccgagaaaaaaaaaagagatcagGCATCAACATCTGCAATGCAGCCGTGTTCTACACGGTGCACTGAACCAGTAGTAGTGTGGTGCGTTGCTGCATCCATCACTGGCTAACAAACCCTTGGCTTAGCTGCTTAGGTCGACCTAAGTCATCGCTTTCGTCGTCGGTCAATTCGGTGTGTGGAAGTACACTGAACTCTCACCTACCTCGCCGGAGTACGTGTTGTACACAGCTGCTGCTAGCTCCTGCCGGTGGCTACTCCGGCGACTGGCTCTTCGTgtgcgcggcggtggccgtcaCCGTCCTCATCTCCAACCATGTGACACACGTAGGCTGTCCTTTACCGATGCTTCCTAGCTACTacggccgagtttagttccaaaatttttctttaaacttttaactttttcatcacatcaaaattttcctatatatacaaacttctaacttttcagtcacatcgttccaatttcaaccaaacttttaattttggtgtgaactaaacacaccctaccTTCATCTCAAAATGTACAAGACTTTGACTATGTACTCAAAGAAGTATAATATCTGGGTAAATAACTATAgtcttttatattttgggagaaAAGTAGTGACTAATAATATCATATCATGTCATTGTTAGCGACCTAGCAATTAGTAACTGTTCATCAGTCATAACCGAATAATCCACAGGGTTTAAATGTTTAATTAACCAGAAATTTCGATGTGGATCTAATGCTTAAGAAAGGATACGTAGCCTTCATGTAGgccagtgagaaaaaaaaaaggagatctTGAGCTTCTAGAAGGGCGATCTCTGAAAATCCTGGagtctgaagttctgaacatTGATCCTCGACTGTAGGTATCATATTTCAGAGTCATTTCTGGCTCTGAAATAACACACATGCGCCACATCTAATGTAGACAAAAAGATGAGTCCCCTTCAGAGCCCAGGGGAGAACTAAACCCAGCGAGGACGATAGCAACTGAGAGTGTATGTATTGAGACCAGAAGCGATTCTGCAAATGCAAAATAGTGTTGGCCCACATTAGGTACTCATAAATGGCTTCAGAAACATCACATGTCTCTTGTATTAATTATTGTTTCCAGATGTTCTTGGACCGATGATCAGAGAGAACATTATGTACAGGCACGCCTAACCGAAGTCTGAACGCTGGAGTTTAGCACCTGACAGCTGCTCACCGTCTCCAATCAACTCATCACACTAAGATGGTACCAATAACACTCACAGCAAAGTGACAAGGTGCACACAAAGAGTGGCAACTCGCTACTACATTACAATGGAATATAACAACACGCATACTTCCCGAGATCCTAAATGCTGCGATGCAAAAAAAGTTCTTGAAAtatcaattcaaattcaaaattcattTCTTAACCTTAAAATAGTCAATTAATCCGTTTATATTCTCGTacaattcagcattccatttcaCTCCATTCAACCCCCAAAAAAGAAAGACATACCCCCGAATTAAAGGAAAAACCTTTTGTGATATAATGTTTTCATAAATTGTGAGACCCATATAAGGACAATAAGTTAGATGATCTAATTTCAAGTTTGATGATGCCCTGTGAACATGTCTCGGCCCAACCCCAACTAATGTCAGTACGGCACCTTGGATTCCCCACCCCGCTACACCGCCAAAAACCGCAAGGCTCCgaggttttttttccttcaccgAACGCGTCTCGTCAGTCATCAGTCGTCACCGCACGCACTCGTGTCCCGCGGAGCTCATTTCTCGCGTGTCGTCCACAGCCaaaaacccaacccaacccaaccgcGCGCGCCGAGCCGTGGACGCGAGCCTCTCCCCGCACCAACCCCGCAGAAAAACGAGAAAAACACCGCGCGATTGCGCGAGACGGAGACGAAATCACCGCACTCCGCACCGCACCGCGCCGCGCGCAGGCAGCGGCCGCGCCCACGGGATAGTCGCATTATACGTAtttagtactactagtatatatcctagtagggggggggggggggggggaaggaaGGACGCGCAACGCAACCAACGACCGCGCGTCGcgttgctctctctctctctcgcagtcTCGCTTGCTTTGCCCTTGTAGACAGACACTCccgtggcgcggcgcgggcgcggcgtggcgtgggcgcgggcgcgggcgcccCGGCGGGCATGTGGACGCCGTCGCGCGGGAGCAACGCCGCGCGGCGGAGTGGCCATAGGCGCATCGCGGACTACCTCGCCGACGACCAGACCACCAACACCGACACCTCCGACAACGAGTCATACACCACCGCCTATGGCGATGAGTtcttcgccgcggcggcggcggcggccgggagtgGAGGGGGTGGTATGCTGCCGGCATTCCTCGCCGACCAGGGGGACCTCGTCGAGGTCATGCTGGAGCTCGACGAGGAGTCCATGGTCGTGCGCAGCGTCACTCCCACCAGCGCCACtctctacggcggcggcggcgggcagatgccacagccgctgccgccgccgctgcgcacgCCGGAGGGGGGCGGGGGAGCGCGGAGCCTGAGCCGGTgctcgtcgacgtcgtcgcggATACGGAAGAAGTTCGCGTGGCTGCGCTCGCcgtccccctcgccgtcgccgcgcccgccgACGCCCGCGGAGCTGCAGCgcgaggcggccatggcggcgcgcgagcgccgccgcatccAGGCCCGCCTCAACCGCTCCAGCACCGGCGCCAAGCGCGCCCTCAAGGGCCTCCGCTTCATCAGCCGCACCACCGGCACCGTCCAGGCCGCCGAGCTCTGGCGCCGCGTCGAGGACCGCTTCAACGCCCTCGCCCGCGACGGCCTCCTCTCCCGCGACGACTTCGGCGAATGCATCGGTATCAAACACCAAACACACACAATTCCACCAATTCCATTCACCACCACCATGATCCTATCCACCATTATCGCGACGTTTATTGGCCTCGCATGCCCATCTCAATCAATTGAAACCCATTATCAAACCCGCAGGAATGGTGGACTCCAAGGAGTTCGCCGTCGGCATCTTCGACgcgctggcgcggcggcggcgacagaaTCTGGAGCGGATCACCAGAGAGGAGCTCTACGACTTCTGGCTCCAGATCTCCGACCAGAGCTTCGACGCGCGCCTCCAGATCTTCTTCGACATGTATGTACTCAACCCGAATTCTACCCCCTTCCCCCCATCAAAATTtacattttctttttcaccGGATCGCACGTAACGGATCAATCGATCCATCCGTCCCGAATCCCGATGCCCATTGTGGTAGTCACAGATTCTTGATAATGCTTCTTGTTGCGTTCTTGGCCCCAAAATTCAGGGTGGACACCAACGTGGATGGGAGGATAACGAGGGAGGAAGTACAGGAGGTGACTTTGTTTAAACACGTTTTaaactttctttttctcttttaccTTCTCTCTCACTAATCATCAGAAGCTTCTTCCTGTGGGCACCCAGTTGCCTAAATTTCTAATCCGATCACTAACCaattctccattttttttactgCGGTAATTAACTGTCACTCGCAGCTGATCGTCCTGAGCGCGTCGGCGAACAAGCTGGCGAAGCTGAAGGAGCAAGCGGAGGAGTACGCGTCGCTCATCATGGAGGAGCTCGACCCGGAGAACCTCGGCTACATTGAGGTGCGTGCACTGATgcgtatttattttttttctttttttctctatctcttggccgtatacgtatatacgtatagtGTACGTATATGTTTAGAGCTTTGTCTTTTTGGTGGGCTCCGGCGTGATGACACGTgtctcgtcgtcttcctcgtttGTGTCCGCCAGCTGTGGCAGCTGGAGGCGCTGCTGCTCCAGCGCGACAGCTACATGAATTACAGCCGGCCGCTGagcacggcgagcggcgcccAGTGGAGCCAGaacctcggcggcgccgccgtggcggcgggggcggcagcAGCAACAGGCGGAGGAGCgcacgcggcggtggcggcgagaggggggcagcagcagcagcagcagcaggaggggaggaggggagggtggggggtgaggaaggcggcggcgagggtgagggtggcggcggaggagaactGGCGGCGGGCGTGGGTGGTGGCGCTGTGGTTCGCCGCCATGGCGTCGCTGTTCGTGTGGAAGTTCGTGCAGTACCGGCGCACGCCGGCGTTCCGGGTGATGGGGTACTGCCTCCCGACGGCGAAGGGCGCCGCCGAGACGCTCAAGCTCAACATGGCGCTCGTCCTCCTCCCCGTCTGCCGCAACACGCTGACGTGGCTCCGCTCCTCCTGGGCCCGCTTCTTCGTCCCCTTCGACGACAACATCACCTTCCACAAGGTAAATTCAATTAAATCCCCTCCCGCCTAAATAACACTCTCCGTCTCCTTTTAAATACAGTCGTATGTCCCATTTTAAATACAGTCAGAATTtgtatatttaaattttaactatctatcttatatttaaaaaaaatattaaataggttaaaaataagatatttaaattttaatcgtCTAtctaatttaaaaagtttattaaatattttaaaaataggtCAAAAAAATTTCAAGTAAGATATACCGTCaatatgttcagattcgttatactccctctgttttttaatagatgacgccgttgactttttctcacatgtttgaccattcgtcttattcaaaaaattttatacaaatgtataagatataaatcacacttaaagtactatgagtgataaaacaactcataacaaaataaattataattacgtaaattttttgaataagacgaatggtcaaacatgtgagaaaaagtcaacggcgtcatctattaaaaaatagaggtagtacTATAAAATATCTCATCCAGTCCTAGTtactatattatgggatggatggagtacataAATTTATAACTGcatttaaaatgggatggagagTAAGTGTGTAACGTGTCATGCGGTTAAACTCTCttcacttgttctttttttctttttttttactatgtaTGGTAAGTATATACTttacgttttgactttggttaaaattatctataaacttaattaaacttaaaacagtttgaaaaCTTACATGAAACGGATAGAGTAGAAGCTACTGTTTGGTAAGTATATATTCTCTTTATAAaacattttaattttagttaaagttatctataaatttaattaaacttaaaactttaattaaaacagtttgactctCGTAACCTGAAACTtacctgaaacggatggagtagaagCTACTGTCGCCGGGATacagcggcgacgcggcggttgGTTGagcggtcgccgtcgtcggcggtgcGTCATGTTTGGAGGGGTAACGTGGCGGGCAATGATTGGCCGGCCACGTGGagcccaccggctctctctctccgggaTCCCGTGTGAAATTGGCCTCCGCGCTTTGCCTCCCATGTGGTAGCTCGAGACTTTTTATCCCTGGAGAGTGGAGAGAGGAGTAGAATGGCTTAGCGTACTGTATACTTCGGCTGTCTGGGTCCCATGTCGCACTGGTCAGCTACCCCCTCCCATGTTACATGCTGCCCGCCCTATCATTTTGCTCTACTACTACTTGCTGCCAAAATCCACGGTCGCCGCAGAAGATCCCTTGCCCCCACACATGGTACGACTACGGTGTTCTACTTGTACTGTTCAGTAATCGCCAAAAGTCAAGGGTCAAAATTAGTCCAGAGACCGACAAGCTACCTCTTGCGAAGTGGACACCCAGTCACCCACCCATGTCCCCGTGTTAGAAACTTCTGGTAACTAAACACACTCAAATCGAAGAATTACAAGTTTCTTGAGGATGACATGTAGAACTATGAACAAAACaatattattgttttatttgTAAATGGTGAAAAATGTAAAGATAATAGtaacaaataattttttttgttgcagaTGATTGCGACGGCGATCGTGGTGGGGATCACGCTGCACGCGGGGAACCATCTGGCGTGCGATTTCCCGAGGCTGATCGCGTCGGGGCCGGAGGAGTACCGGCTGGTGGCGGACGCGTTCGGGCCGGAGAAGCCGACCTACGTGGGGCTCCTCTCGGGCGTGGAGGGCATCACGGGGGTCGCCATGGTGGTGCTCATGACCGTCTCCTTCACGCTGGCCACCCACCCGTTCCGCAAGGGCGAGAagggtggcagcggcggtggcgcagccGCCACCGTCCTCCCCACGGTAGCGCGGCTCCCCTCGCCGTTCAACCGCCTCGCGGGGTTCAACGCCTTCTGGTACTCCCACCACCTCCTCGGCATCGTCTACGCTCTTCTTATCGCCCATGGGtacttcctcttcctcgtccGTCGCTGGTATTTGAAAACGGTATGTGCCATCACAAACATCCTTAAAAATATccaattattttatattttttccttttttttgcttGAATCCGTTACGgattttttgggttttttttttaaaacggtGAGGGTGACGGTTTTCTGTTTGGTCCGGGCGGCGCGTGCAAAAGCATTTGGGGTCCACCCGGTGGGCTCGCTTTCGTTTGGGAAGGGGCGTTTTCAGGGTGTTTTTCCTCTGCTGCTTTATGTTGCCATCCCCTCTAGAAGCGTTCGTTACCTCTCGTTGCAGTGAGTGACAACATGACTCGTGACAGCAACGGTGcccaaaaagaaaagagaggaatgTTTTTGAGACTTGAGAGAGTGAGTCGAGACAAAGTCaaaccgagaaaaaaaatctttttttgcCTTAAAAGAGctctatttattttttgtaaGTACGAAAAGAAAATAGTCAGATTATTTAGGTGACCTGTGCAGTGCAGAGTCGCCGTGGTTGCTAGCCAGCCGGGCACCAGATCGACCTACTGTGCTGTCCTGTGTCTTGC is from Oryza sativa Japonica Group chromosome 9, ASM3414082v1 and encodes:
- the LOC4347158 gene encoding respiratory burst oxidase homolog protein E, with the translated sequence MWTPSRGSNAARRSGHRRIADYLADDQTTNTDTSDNESYTTAYGDEFFAAAAAAAGSGGGGMLPAFLADQGDLVEVMLELDEESMVVRSVTPTSATLYGGGGGQMPQPLPPPLRTPEGGGGARSLSRCSSTSSRIRKKFAWLRSPSPSPSPRPPTPAELQREAAMAARERRRIQARLNRSSTGAKRALKGLRFISRTTGTVQAAELWRRVEDRFNALARDGLLSRDDFGECIGMVDSKEFAVGIFDALARRRRQNLERITREELYDFWLQISDQSFDARLQIFFDMVDTNVDGRITREEVQELIVLSASANKLAKLKEQAEEYASLIMEELDPENLGYIELWQLEALLLQRDSYMNYSRPLSTASGAQWSQNLGGAAVAAGAAAATGGGAHAAVAARGGQQQQQQQEGRRGGWGVRKAAARVRVAAEENWRRAWVVALWFAAMASLFVWKFVQYRRTPAFRVMGYCLPTAKGAAETLKLNMALVLLPVCRNTLTWLRSSWARFFVPFDDNITFHKMIATAIVVGITLHAGNHLACDFPRLIASGPEEYRLVADAFGPEKPTYVGLLSGVEGITGVAMVVLMTVSFTLATHPFRKGEKGGSGGGAAATVLPTVARLPSPFNRLAGFNAFWYSHHLLGIVYALLIAHGYFLFLVRRWYLKTTWMYISVPLMLYVGERMLRALRSNAYAVKILKVCLLPGNVLTITMSKPYGFRYRSGQYIFLQCPTISPFEWHPFSITSAPGDDYLSVHIRTNGDWTQELKRIFVENYFSPHLNRRASFSELGATEPRSLPRLLVDGPYGAPAQDFRNYDVLLLVGLGIGATPFISILRDLLNNIKLAEELMDLAMETSRSEDSANSFSVSTASSNKKRAYRTSRAHFYWVTREPLSFEWFKGVMNEVAEMDKKGVIELHNYLTSVYEERDARTTLLSMVQALNHAKHGVDIVSGTRVRTHFARPNWKEVFTRIASKHPNSTVGVFYCGAPTLAKELKTLSHEMSHRTGTRFHFHKEYF